The following proteins are encoded in a genomic region of Flammeovirga pectinis:
- a CDS encoding 4-alpha-glucanotransferase, whose product MKATFKIHYDTQFGQQLCIVGSLPALGKGNDNEAVEMAYLGGGIWIAEVDLSKTRAKSFTYNYILKDKSNGIKYKEAGAPRVVSLDSKKYKKLAFQDAWNPFHETENAFDTAAFDVILQTKAPKVKAPKLSAKDGDFSFNVNVPRINPDYVVKVVGSTKELGEWDINAALPMAYDEENDLWSVTTSIKKSHHKLKYKYVLVSTKDKSLVELEGGFDHMYDIQENDPTLLVKFSDHRFEYNKQNWRGMGVALPVFSLRSEQGLGVGEFLDIKGLVDWSKETGMRLVQILPVNDTMATYTWVDSYPYASVSVYALHPLYINLEAVGSLKDKKKMTKLNTLKQKLNALDTVDYEAVMNAKMDYLKEIWSEKKASFLKGAKVKAFLKEQNDWLLPYAAFCYLRDKYKTPDFTKFEDFATYDARKVNKLFAAASKVKDDVNFYVFVQYHLHAQLLEASEYAQSQNVVLKGDIPIGIYRFSADAWTAPHLYNMNGQAGAPPDDFAVNGQNWGFPTYDWETMKKDDYGWWKSRMTHLSQYFQTFRIDHILGFFRIWEIPIDSVQGLLGQFRPALPLHVSELENRGVGFDFDRFCKPYIREHFLGQMFGDDTDAVKHEYFDQKWDGAYNFKKKFDSQVKIQAHFAKLLAKKDADVARLEAIRESLYSLHNEVLLIPALGYTDGLHYAPRVTMDKSRTFNELDAGAKYHFWELYVDYFFKRQEDLWSAQAMEKLPAIKEATNMLICGEDLGMVPDCVPGIMTELEILSLEIQRMPKDPTISFGHPGNYPYESVASPSSHDMSTVRGWWTEDREETQRFYNEILGNWGEAPQDCEPWIAEQILQQHLYADSMWTIFPLQDLLAIDGEVRRESAEDERINIPAIKHHYWRYRMHLSCEELMKLKSFNSKLNGLITASGRNSSY is encoded by the coding sequence ATGAAAGCGACTTTCAAAATACATTATGATACTCAATTTGGTCAACAACTTTGTATTGTTGGTTCATTACCTGCATTAGGTAAAGGAAACGATAATGAAGCGGTTGAGATGGCTTACCTTGGAGGAGGTATATGGATTGCTGAGGTAGATTTAAGTAAAACTAGAGCAAAATCATTTACCTATAATTATATACTCAAAGATAAGTCTAACGGTATTAAGTATAAAGAAGCTGGAGCTCCGAGAGTAGTTTCTTTAGATTCAAAAAAATATAAAAAATTAGCATTTCAAGATGCATGGAATCCTTTCCATGAAACTGAAAATGCATTTGATACTGCTGCTTTTGATGTTATTCTTCAGACGAAAGCACCAAAAGTTAAAGCACCAAAATTATCAGCAAAGGATGGAGATTTTTCATTCAATGTAAATGTGCCTAGAATTAACCCAGACTATGTAGTTAAGGTTGTTGGTTCTACTAAAGAATTAGGAGAGTGGGATATTAATGCAGCTCTTCCAATGGCATATGATGAAGAAAATGACTTATGGAGTGTGACTACTTCAATTAAAAAGAGCCATCATAAATTAAAATATAAATACGTTTTAGTATCTACAAAAGATAAAAGTTTAGTAGAACTAGAAGGTGGTTTTGATCATATGTATGATATTCAAGAAAATGACCCAACTTTATTGGTGAAATTCTCGGATCATAGATTTGAATATAATAAACAAAACTGGAGAGGTATGGGTGTTGCATTACCTGTATTCTCTTTAAGATCGGAACAAGGGTTAGGCGTAGGAGAGTTTCTTGATATTAAGGGACTTGTAGATTGGTCTAAAGAAACAGGAATGCGACTTGTTCAAATTCTTCCAGTTAACGATACAATGGCAACTTATACTTGGGTAGATTCTTACCCATATGCTTCTGTATCTGTATATGCTTTACATCCTCTTTACATTAATCTTGAAGCGGTAGGATCGTTGAAAGATAAAAAGAAGATGACAAAGCTTAATACGCTTAAGCAGAAGTTGAATGCACTTGATACTGTGGATTATGAAGCAGTAATGAATGCAAAAATGGACTACCTAAAAGAGATTTGGTCTGAGAAAAAAGCCTCATTCTTAAAAGGTGCTAAAGTTAAAGCATTTCTTAAAGAGCAAAATGATTGGTTATTACCATATGCTGCTTTTTGTTATTTAAGAGATAAATATAAGACGCCAGATTTTACAAAATTTGAAGATTTTGCTACTTATGATGCTAGGAAAGTAAATAAATTATTTGCTGCAGCTTCTAAAGTAAAAGATGATGTTAACTTCTATGTATTTGTACAATATCATTTACATGCTCAGTTATTAGAAGCATCTGAATATGCACAATCTCAAAATGTTGTTTTAAAAGGTGATATTCCAATTGGTATTTACAGATTCTCTGCAGATGCATGGACTGCTCCTCATTTATACAATATGAATGGTCAGGCAGGTGCTCCTCCAGATGATTTTGCGGTAAATGGACAAAACTGGGGTTTCCCTACATACGATTGGGAGACAATGAAAAAGGATGATTATGGATGGTGGAAAAGCCGTATGACTCATCTTTCACAATACTTCCAAACATTTAGAATTGACCATATCTTAGGATTCTTTAGAATTTGGGAGATTCCTATCGATTCTGTTCAAGGTTTATTAGGTCAATTTAGACCTGCTTTACCATTACACGTTTCTGAATTAGAAAATAGAGGTGTCGGATTTGATTTTGATAGATTCTGTAAACCTTATATTAGAGAGCATTTCTTAGGTCAAATGTTTGGTGATGATACAGATGCTGTAAAGCACGAGTATTTTGATCAAAAATGGGATGGAGCATATAACTTCAAAAAGAAATTTGATTCTCAAGTAAAAATTCAAGCACACTTTGCAAAGCTTTTAGCTAAAAAAGATGCTGATGTTGCTAGACTTGAGGCAATAAGAGAGAGCTTATATAGTCTTCATAATGAAGTATTATTAATTCCTGCTTTAGGGTATACAGATGGTTTGCATTATGCTCCTAGAGTAACAATGGACAAATCAAGAACATTTAATGAACTTGATGCTGGTGCTAAATACCACTTCTGGGAATTATATGTAGATTATTTCTTTAAACGTCAAGAAGATTTATGGTCTGCACAGGCTATGGAAAAACTTCCTGCAATTAAAGAAGCAACAAATATGCTAATCTGTGGTGAAGATTTAGGAATGGTCCCAGATTGTGTACCAGGAATAATGACAGAATTGGAAATTCTAAGTTTAGAAATTCAAAGAATGCCAAAAGATCCAACAATTTCATTTGGCCACCCAGGTAATTATCCTTACGAATCTGTTGCGTCTCCTTCTTCTCATGATATGTCGACTGTTAGAGGTTGGTGGACTGAAGATCGTGAAGAAACACAACGTTTCTATAATGAAATTCTCGGTAATTGGGGTGAAGCACCTCAAGATTGTGAGCCTTGGATTGCAGAGCAGATCTTACAGCAGCATTTATATGCAGATTCTATGTGGACAATCTTCCCGCTTCAAGATTTATTAGCAATTGATGGAGAAGTTCGTAGAGAAAGTGCAGAAGATGAGCGTATCAATATTCCTGCAATCAAACACCATTATTGGAGATACAGAATGCATTTATCTTGTGAAGAATTGATGAAGTTGAAAAGCTTTAATTCGAAGTTAAATGGATTAATTACTGCTTCTGGAAGAAATTCTTCTTACTAA
- a CDS encoding T9SS type A sorting domain-containing protein — protein MKALTINTNALWRILCIGLIFYSISSFGQTYRPSRNIIFATLADWETPSNWEGGNVPPDNSTIEYGNADNGWGGYTIEIGFDLASSYPNLSFDSNNEISILTISNGGVVNVTNFSVDAKSSITIEEGAQVTIEDDLTINTNSTSLTICGELNLNATLTASNALDLTVCENGIFNAESLIISSSAEVDISGSVNISGSAFLNNNITLDINSTGELNILGGLDFGAGTINLDGDLYVKGESDFDQGGSGSTLNISSTGNAKLEGDLIADVLDINIVSNGLLEVIGQVSSLTNDGSGGNWYLDGTMVVHEGIDVPCSKTITIEIPDGSDGGIIIDYEGEGNRCEANSGDPVLNTCATYGTCEAINNPLDKTYSPTVTPDLPVNLISFTGTKTLNGFLLEWTTASEQNSERFDIEVSDDKRNWQVINSLAAAGNSDVKLDYEYLDISQSKYYRLAQYDFDGTVAYYGIVTSLNEGELNVSVYPTFVENGELSKVYFEGISEDQKITYQVFDIKGKEIKNEYLITSTSGNFLTSFMMPNSIKGGLYIVKVNVGKYQKTFKIIKK, from the coding sequence ATGAAGGCTCTAACAATCAATACAAATGCTTTATGGAGGATACTCTGTATAGGATTGATTTTTTACTCAATAAGTTCTTTTGGTCAGACATATAGACCTTCAAGAAATATTATCTTTGCAACACTTGCTGATTGGGAAACTCCTTCAAATTGGGAAGGTGGCAACGTACCTCCAGATAATTCGACTATTGAATACGGTAATGCCGACAATGGTTGGGGTGGTTATACGATAGAAATAGGTTTTGATTTAGCATCTTCATACCCAAATTTAAGCTTTGACTCAAATAATGAGATATCAATACTTACTATATCAAATGGTGGGGTAGTGAATGTTACAAATTTTTCTGTAGATGCAAAGAGTTCAATTACAATAGAAGAAGGAGCACAAGTTACAATTGAAGATGATTTAACAATAAATACTAATTCAACATCTTTAACAATTTGTGGTGAATTAAATTTAAATGCTACTTTAACTGCAAGTAACGCACTAGATTTAACAGTTTGTGAAAATGGAATATTCAATGCAGAGAGTTTAATAATTTCATCTTCTGCTGAGGTTGATATTTCTGGGAGTGTTAATATTTCTGGATCAGCATTTTTAAACAATAACATCACATTAGATATTAATTCTACTGGGGAATTAAATATTTTAGGTGGTTTAGATTTCGGTGCAGGGACAATTAATCTTGATGGTGATTTATATGTTAAGGGTGAATCTGATTTTGATCAAGGTGGGTCAGGTTCTACTTTAAATATAAGTTCAACAGGTAATGCAAAATTAGAAGGTGACTTAATAGCAGATGTATTGGATATAAATATTGTTAGTAATGGGTTACTTGAAGTAATTGGACAAGTATCGTCTTTGACTAACGATGGAAGTGGAGGAAATTGGTATTTAGATGGTACAATGGTTGTACATGAAGGAATCGATGTACCTTGTTCAAAGACAATAACTATAGAAATCCCTGATGGATCAGATGGAGGTATTATAATTGATTACGAAGGAGAAGGTAATAGATGTGAAGCAAATAGTGGGGATCCCGTTCTAAATACGTGTGCTACATATGGTACTTGCGAAGCAATTAATAACCCATTAGATAAAACTTATTCACCAACTGTTACCCCAGACCTCCCAGTAAACTTAATCTCTTTCACAGGAACAAAAACATTAAACGGTTTTCTTTTAGAGTGGACAACCGCTTCAGAACAAAATAGTGAGAGGTTTGATATAGAAGTATCTGATGATAAAAGAAATTGGCAAGTCATTAATTCTTTAGCTGCAGCTGGAAATAGTGATGTGAAATTAGATTATGAATATTTAGATATATCACAAAGTAAATATTATAGATTGGCTCAGTACGATTTTGATGGAACGGTAGCCTATTACGGAATTGTAACATCTTTAAATGAAGGAGAATTGAATGTTTCAGTGTATCCTACCTTTGTAGAGAATGGAGAATTAAGTAAAGTCTATTTTGAAGGAATTTCTGAAGATCAAAAAATTACTTACCAAGTATTTGATATTAAAGGAAAAGAAATTAAAAACGAGTACCTGATAACATCTACAAGTGGTAATTTCTTGACATCTTTTATGATGCCAAACTCAATAAAAGGAGGGTTGTATATTGTAAAGGTGAATGTAGGGAAATATCAGAAGACCTTTAAAATTATCAAGAAATAA
- a CDS encoding copper-transporting P-type ATPase: MKELVLDTTLGCKACEAKVQPLLDADPRVIDWEIKDGHILRVVTEGACQKCINKIISEKGYLVKEQLSAKEVDAKDYADKILHDIPEIEYDKPEVTADNAGKYYCPMQCEGDLLHDQMGDCSICGMPLEKIPEAKTPVKYACSMHPDIEYDTPGDCPICGMPLEPIITEQDKEEQNEALTDMTKRFKLSLFFTIPVAFIAMAGHLFPALHHEMLGLMSQTSWNAIEFVLTIPMVFYTGWVFLKRAWSSIVSRNFNMWTLIGIGTTVAFVFSTFALFFPNVFPGQFKQNGAVDVYFEATCVILLLVMVGQLMELRAHSQTNSALKALLNWTPSTATIVKENKEIIVAAEHIKVDDVIRIKPGEKVVVDGVLIDGHGTIDTAMITGEPIPVEVKKGDKVTSGTINTNGSFLMLATKVGKETLLSKIIEMVNDASRSRAPIQKLADQIAKYFVPIVVSVSIITFLLWLFLYNGEDAATYALVNAVAVLLIACPCALGLATPMSIMVGTGKGAQNGILIKNAEALQGLGDVNVLMIDKTGTITEGKPTVYQVIASGNYTVNDVLCLAASLDKNSDHPIAKAIVLEAKNKGLSLLESTNFSYEIGKGSNGVIKDRNVKIGNLKMMEGEADVFTIKSKVQKEFKKNITTVYVSNNNKVIGAIALADQIKKESKEAIESLQKKNIEVIMLTGDNVETATYVADQVGITTFKAECLPEDKLKFVEKYQSKGFKVAMAGDGINDAPALTKADIGIAMGNGTDVAIESAEITLLKGDLSNLLKAFTLSTKVMKNIKENLVFAFFYNVLGVPIAAGILFPFFGILLSPMLATLAMSFSSVSVITNAMRLKRVVL, translated from the coding sequence ATGAAAGAATTAGTTTTAGATACAACATTAGGTTGCAAAGCTTGTGAAGCTAAAGTGCAACCTTTATTGGATGCAGATCCAAGAGTTATAGATTGGGAAATAAAAGATGGGCATATTCTGAGGGTAGTAACCGAAGGGGCTTGCCAGAAATGTATAAATAAAATTATTAGTGAAAAAGGGTATTTGGTGAAAGAACAACTTTCTGCAAAGGAGGTTGATGCTAAAGATTATGCCGATAAAATACTACACGATATTCCTGAAATTGAATATGATAAACCTGAAGTAACAGCCGATAATGCGGGTAAGTACTATTGCCCAATGCAATGTGAAGGTGATTTGCTACACGATCAAATGGGTGATTGTTCTATTTGTGGTATGCCTCTAGAGAAAATTCCAGAGGCAAAAACACCAGTTAAATACGCCTGTTCAATGCATCCAGATATTGAATATGATACACCTGGCGATTGCCCAATTTGTGGAATGCCATTAGAACCCATAATAACGGAACAAGATAAAGAAGAACAAAATGAGGCTTTAACGGATATGACAAAACGTTTTAAGTTAAGTCTTTTCTTTACTATTCCAGTTGCATTTATAGCAATGGCAGGACATCTATTTCCTGCTTTACATCATGAAATGTTAGGGTTAATGTCTCAAACATCATGGAATGCAATAGAGTTTGTATTAACCATTCCAATGGTTTTCTATACTGGGTGGGTTTTTCTTAAAAGAGCTTGGTCATCAATTGTATCAAGAAATTTTAATATGTGGACATTAATAGGGATAGGAACAACAGTAGCTTTTGTTTTTAGTACTTTTGCTTTATTCTTCCCCAATGTATTTCCAGGTCAATTTAAACAAAATGGTGCCGTAGATGTCTATTTTGAAGCAACTTGTGTAATCTTATTATTAGTAATGGTAGGACAGCTAATGGAATTAAGAGCACATTCTCAGACAAATTCAGCATTAAAAGCATTACTTAATTGGACACCATCTACAGCTACAATTGTAAAAGAGAATAAAGAAATTATAGTAGCAGCTGAGCATATAAAAGTAGATGATGTAATTAGAATTAAACCAGGAGAAAAGGTTGTAGTAGATGGTGTTTTAATAGACGGGCATGGTACTATTGATACAGCAATGATAACTGGGGAACCGATTCCAGTTGAAGTGAAAAAAGGTGACAAAGTAACTAGTGGTACAATTAATACCAATGGAAGTTTTCTGATGCTAGCAACTAAAGTAGGTAAAGAGACATTATTGTCAAAAATTATTGAAATGGTGAATGATGCTAGCCGATCTAGAGCTCCAATACAAAAATTAGCAGATCAAATAGCAAAATATTTTGTACCAATTGTTGTAAGTGTATCTATTATTACATTTTTACTTTGGCTATTTTTATATAATGGCGAAGATGCCGCAACTTATGCTTTGGTAAATGCAGTTGCAGTGTTATTAATAGCTTGTCCTTGTGCTTTAGGATTGGCAACTCCAATGTCAATTATGGTAGGAACAGGAAAAGGTGCACAGAATGGTATATTAATTAAAAATGCAGAAGCCCTCCAAGGTTTAGGGGATGTAAATGTTTTGATGATTGATAAAACGGGTACTATTACAGAAGGGAAACCAACTGTTTATCAGGTTATTGCTTCAGGTAATTATACTGTTAATGATGTTTTGTGTTTAGCAGCCTCGTTAGATAAAAATAGTGATCATCCAATTGCAAAGGCCATAGTTTTAGAAGCCAAGAATAAAGGTTTGAGCTTACTAGAATCTACTAATTTTTCTTATGAAATTGGTAAAGGTTCTAATGGAGTGATTAAAGATCGAAATGTTAAAATTGGAAATCTTAAAATGATGGAGGGTGAAGCTGATGTGTTCACTATCAAAAGTAAAGTTCAGAAAGAGTTTAAGAAAAATATAACTACTGTTTATGTCAGCAATAATAATAAAGTTATTGGTGCTATTGCCTTAGCAGATCAAATTAAAAAGGAAAGTAAAGAAGCTATAGAGTCACTTCAAAAGAAAAACATTGAAGTGATTATGCTAACAGGAGATAATGTAGAAACAGCTACTTATGTAGCCGATCAAGTAGGTATCACTACCTTTAAAGCCGAATGTTTACCAGAAGATAAATTGAAATTTGTCGAAAAGTATCAATCCAAAGGATTTAAAGTGGCTATGGCAGGGGATGGCATTAATGACGCACCTGCTTTAACAAAAGCTGATATTGGTATAGCAATGGGTAACGGCACTGACGTTGCGATAGAAAGTGCAGAAATTACTTTATTAAAAGGTGATTTATCAAATTTATTAAAAGCATTTACGCTTAGTACTAAAGTGATGAAGAACATTAAAGAAAATTTAGTTTTTGCGTTCTTTTATAATGTGCTTGGTGTTCCTATTGCAGCTGGTATCTTATTTCCATTTTTTGGAATTCTATTATCACCGATGTTAGCCACATTAGCAATGAGTTTTAGTTCGGTATCTGTAATAACAAATGCAATGAGATTAAAGAGGGTTGTCTTGTGA